Genomic segment of Mesotoga sp. BH458_6_3_2_1:
GCGGAAGCAAGAATCGGAGCATCATGATCATCTCTGATTAGATCAATACATCGCTCCACTTCACTTTTGTCTGGAAGGGGCAATATTTCTGCATCAAGTGATTGGAGAACATTCTTGTAATCTTGGATCATACTTGGGAACTTCCTTCTCAATACTCTCTCGACCTCTGAAACACTGAACTTCGCAAGCAGAAGCACATGATCAGAATGGACGAGGGTACGCAACAAGAGTCTTTCCATTCCGTCGAAAACAATGCCCGAGAGGAATGTGTTCGAATCAATCATCACTCTCATCGTAAATCTCTTTGAAGAGCTTCTTTCTGACCTTTTCCAGCTCGTTTTCTAATTCTTCCTTTGTATAGCCTCTCGCCTCCGCCTCTTTCTGAAACTCCTTTACTATCATGTCGAAAGGCGACACCAGCTGATAGATTATCTTATCTCCTTCCACAGAGACCTTGAACCTGCTGTCGGGAGTGATCTTAAGTTTATCTCTCGCTTCCTTTGGTATTGTTATCTGTCCTCTCTCCGTTGGTCTGAGTAATCTGGTCGACATGACATCACCTCCAGCAAGTAATATGATAGCATGAATTCATATTTCCTATTAATGATGTTTTTTCATCAACTACACTGCTGAAGCGATCAGTTATAAGATCTACGAAGTCTCTTCTAAAAGCAATTTTGTTCAATAGGAACGGATTCACGTTCATGTGCATAGAGGCCTTTTTCAAGACGAGGCGAGAAATTCACAGGCGCTAAGGATCAATACTTCGAAAATATGGGGACAGACAGGTTTTCCGTTGTCTGTCCCCTTGAAAAAACGCTATCAAGATGACGTCCTTAGTAACACCGACAATTGTGAATCTGCCACCTGCTTTTGTTCGCCAGACCCAAGACCCCAGACTCCAGATCCGCTGTCAATCTTGTACCCTACCCGCTAACTCCGACCGCGGCCTTCGCTTCAAGAAAAATCGAGTCTGAATCCTCTTGCTAAATGAGATGCTGATATGTTCTTCTCGCGGTTAGGCATTGTGAAACAAAGGTCATATGCTATCATTCAAATACTAGCAATCAAGTTTCAGGACTGCCGGGAGAAATCCATGGAAGAAAACGAGCAGAGCAAAGTCGTTAAGTGGTTCAAAAAGGGCTTTTTTGTTAAGGCTATCATGTTGTCTGAATTACAGACAGTGCCCTTTCTCGATGCAAGACTCGTTTCTGCTAGTTTTCCAGGAATGAGGAGAAACGATCCGCCAAGAAACCCGTGTGCTTTTGGTAGCAAAGGGAAGTCTGAACTTGCCATTAGTAGCCTGCGCTCATATTTACTCAAGATTAGTACCATTCAATAAGTGTATAGTGTGTGGGGGCAGTTTGATAGGCCTCTTTTCTTGATTCCGAGGAGATTGGTCTATTGATTAAGGGGGATGATCAATGTCAGCAAAAATCCTGGTTGTGGACGACTCGACTGCTGATCGACTTATGATCGAGAAGATGTTGAATCAATACGATGTCCTCACTGCTTGTGATGGCATAGAAGCAATGCAGCAAATAGATGAGAACGAAGAGATTCAGCTGGTCATACTCGATCTTAATATGCCCAGAATGAATGGATTCGAGGTTCTCGCCGCACTGAAGTCAGATGAGCGGTACAAGAGAGTACGTACGATAATATTGACAAACTACGAAGAACTGGAAAATGAAATTAAGGGTCTAGAGCTCGGAGCTGTTGACTACATAAGGAAACCTATTAGTCTTGATGCTTTGAAGGTCCGAGTCAATATCCACCTTGAACTGCTCAGAAGTCAGCTAATGGCCGAACAGAGGCTTGCCGAACAGAAATCAACATTTGAAAGGATCTTCAATCAGGCACCGATTGGGATTTCGATTTCTTACGGCAGCGACTCCTCAGATGGAATCAGCGGTGTAGATACACAGATCAACTCGATGTTCGAGCAAATTGTTGGCAGGACGAAAGAAGAGATGATCGAGCTCGGCTGGGCAAAGATCACACATCCAGATGATCTTGAGAAGGACTTGTCATACTATAAAAAGCTGAAGTCGGGCGAAATCGAAGACTATTCAATGGAGAAAAGATTTGTCAGGCCGGACGGTTCAATCGTATGGGTTGAGATGACAGTGGCTTCACTAAACCTGCCTAATCAAAAGGAAATCCCCCACATTGCCCTTCTTAAGGATATCACCAGAAGAAAAACAATAGAAGCAGACCTGATAGAAAGCGAGCGCAGTAAATCCGTTCTTCTATCTCACATTCCCGGAATGGCGTACAGGTGCAACTACGATCGGGAATGGACTATGCAGTACGTCTCTGCGGGTTGCTTCGAACTGACCGGCTATCCTTCGGAGAGCATCATAGGCAACAGGGACCTCTCTTTCAACGATTTGATCGCACCGGAATACCGTGCGTTTCTCTGGGATGTTTGGAAAGAACGTCTAGCGAAGCGAGAGCCTGTAAAACAGGAGTACGAGATAGTAACGGCCGATGGGACGCGCAAGTGGGTTCTGGAGATGGGAGAAGGGATATTTGATGAAAAAGGACGGGTTG
This window contains:
- a CDS encoding putative toxin-antitoxin system toxin component, PIN family, encoding MRVMIDSNTFLSGIVFDGMERLLLRTLVHSDHVLLLAKFSVSEVERVLRRKFPSMIQDYKNVLQSLDAEILPLPDKSEVERCIDLIRDDHDAPILASAIEARPDVFVTGDKDFFEERVRVLIKVATTRETLELILNFDSKKSENS
- a CDS encoding AbrB/MazE/SpoVT family DNA-binding domain-containing protein, whose product is MSTRLLRPTERGQITIPKEARDKLKITPDSRFKVSVEGDKIIYQLVSPFDMIVKEFQKEAEARGYTKEELENELEKVRKKLFKEIYDESDD